A region from the Uranotaenia lowii strain MFRU-FL unplaced genomic scaffold, ASM2978415v1 HiC_scaffold_404, whole genome shotgun sequence genome encodes:
- the LOC129760079 gene encoding uncharacterized protein LOC129760079, giving the protein MLLNEERLKKIGLKEGPILFVLDIIEKTRNANSPTLRIEDAENISPIRIKLQRNSRFAQNVLYKKLDKQLPLEHKELCHMVRILCDDWKNRVFLQNYPTTAEQQEMAQQILNAFPYLRNTPGNDSTTLFSKNSGKGTGHRHSGIIHNFFRNLCHHVPAESKKFTRSPKPGILPEEIANYATNLSLIEGTAENFSYIKEDMAKCLPLLNNLILLKKTPKSISETLPHLLAYGGQIIVEMFAEMKPGQNKHANLNNVCSKGLLFKPTTFSRVEDGNLRGILRLWLSLNSQGMRRTLKDGDMEQALAYDLIQWVGEDQSTLNEVLGGYEAAYIRSGKYPPSKILCRAMPFAFGNYVIYTYGITINVEGDFLTTLDVFAKSFVVFGCKPPTILKKLLEFLYIHCYMIQKSTHRAIVKTYTDVFTESNEVSSKKSRINHSQKAMVLL; this is encoded by the exons ATGCTGCTTAACGAAGAACGCCTAAAAAAAATAGGCTTAAAAGAAGGTCCGATTCTCTTTGTTTTGGATATCATTGAAAAGACAAGGAACGCGAATTCACCTACATTGAGAATTGAAGACGCTGAGAACATTTCCCCGATTCGGATCAAGCTTCAACGAAATTCCAGATTTGCCCAAAACGTTCTCTATAAAAAACTGGATAAACAGCTGCCCCTTGAACACAAAGAATTATGCCATATGGTTCGAATACTCTGCGATGATTGGAAgaatcgagttttcctacaaaA TTACCCAACAACGGCGGAGCAACAGGAAATGGcccaacaaattttgaatgcattcCCTTATCTAAGGAATACACCTGGGAACGATTCAActacacttttttcaaaaaatagtgGCAAAGGTACAGGCCATCGTCATTCAGGGATCATCCACAATTTTTTCCGCAACCTTTGCCATCATGTTCCGGCCGAGtccaaaaaatttacaagatcGCCCAAACCAGGAATACTACCAGAGGAAATAGCCAATTATGCAACCAATCTTAGTCTCATTGAAGGAACAGCTGAAAATTTTTCCTATATCAAGGAGGATATGGCTAAGTGTTTGCCTTTGCTCAACAATTTGATACttctaaaaaaaactcctaAATCGATTTCGGAAACATTACCACACTTACTCGCTTACGGAGGACAAATA ATTGTCGAAATGTTTGCTGAGATGAAACCTGGCCAAAACAAACATGCAAATCTGAACAACGTTTGTTCGAAAGGTTTGCTGTTCAAACCTACTACTTTCAGCCGGGTCGAAGATG GTAATTTACGAGGAATACTCCGCTTATGGCTTTCATTGAATTCTCAAGGAATGAGGAGAACACTTAAAGATGGTGACATGGAACAAGCATTGGCTTATGACCTAATTCAATGGGTTGGA gaaGATCAGAGTACTTTAAATGAAGTACTCGGAGGCTATGAGGCAGCCTACATACGATCAGGAAAATACCCGCCATCAAAAATCCTCTGCCGAGCAATGCCCTTTGCATTCGGGAACTACGTGATTTACACATATGGAATCACTATAAATGTCGAGGGTGATTTCCTCACTACACTTGATGTGTTTGCGAAATCGTTCGTTGTCTTCGGATGCAAACCACCAACAATTTTAAAGAAGCTGTTAGAATTTTTGTACATACATTGTTACATGATACAAAAGTCAACTCATCGTGCAATTGTGAAAACTTATACGGATGTTTTCACCGAAAGTAATGAGGTCTCAAGCAAAAAATCTCGCATAAACCATTCACAAAAAGCAATGGTACTATTATAA